AAATACCGACTCCCACAAATCTTCCCTAAGAGGAGAAGAACCCACTCGAGGGGTCTCTGCACTTCTGAACAGGGTCTCAAGGACACTCAGAAGTAACAACCATGCACCATGACCAACTTTATTGTTGCTGAACTGAAGGGGtggactggagagagaaacaggaagtgttTTTAAGGCTAAGAGAGGTAGAGGGCTGGGCCTCGCAGTGGAATTTATGAGTTTGGATGGGGAGCAGATCTCCGCAGCTGTGTGCCCTCCTTTGTGCCCAGCCTCTCAGCACTCTTCCTCTTTGCAGTGGTAGGTGGTACCGCCCCTGAGGCAGCGGGGCTGTGGGTGGTGAACTATCCTGCGTGCAGCAGTGTTCGGAAGCCCTGGCCTTTGGGAGTGTGAAGAAGAGCTTGCTGAACAAGAAATCCCGTAAGATGAGAAGGTCTTCAGACAGGGGTCtgggcactggggaggtggacatTTGGGAGCATATGGGAGCTCCTGAAGTTGTTGCTTCTGTTGTGACATCACTCAGCTAATGCTTCAGatctggaagaaaaagaacatactGTTATGTCATAGATGGAGAAGTGTAGGGCACACTTCTCAGGAGTCCAGGCTGCCATCAACGGAGCCAGCTCTCACAACTTGGAGAAGCCTGTTCCAGGAGGAAGAATAGTATTTCTAAAGGGTTGGGCTTACTGGGAGTAAATTCTGGTGAGAACTCCTAAGAATTTGTCAATaatcaaattaataatttatccccctcatgtaaaagaaaaataaagtttaacttGCGGAACTAACAGGACGCTTTTTCCCAAGGCTGATGTCTGCCGTGATCACGTGTAAAGTGCAACGGCATGCCTGCTGTTTGGTTACTTGGTTCCCGGCCTCAGTTTTCTAAGCTATGTGGTTTCTGTCTGctgtttcttctgcctctggCCCCCATGGGTCTGGCCCATGTTAGATCTTTTTAGTGTTCTTGATTTTcagcccttcccttctccctgctaCAAATCTTTGCTAcctggtttatttgtttgctagGAGGGAAACTAGGGGATGCCAAGACTTCCTTAGCAAAGCTTGAACGAGTGGCATTCAAGCATCTCTTCACCCCAAAGCAGCCTTACCTTCAAGGAAGATGAGTAGACAAGTCACCCCAGGAGAAGACTGAGGTTTTGTGGGACCAGGACGGACGGTGCTTTTTTATACATCCTCCAGTTGAAGCCTCCAGGCTACTTGTTATTGGAGGGCAGTCATGGAGTGGATGATCTATCCAGGTGTTTCATAATTACCAGGGCAGGATTTCTCATCTGTACACACCTGGGATGCATTTCAGAGGGAATTCCATGTAAGCTAGTGATGAAAAGGCTGGCTTGCGTAGACATGAAAACGCCACACAAATCCTGGGAGGTGAGACAGGATGGGCGATTAGGAAAGGACTCCTGAATTTAATTTAGAATGGGCGACGGAAGACAGCCTTCAGTCTGTGACCAGAGTCAGAGGAAGACCCGGCTTGTCTATCTGCCCGCACCTATGACTGAACGTTCAGCTCAGCGCCGTGGACTCTGTGGGACTTTCCTGGTTCTATGGTCTCAGCAGTGCCCGAAGTCTTCTGCGCTCAGATCTACAGCTGTCCCCGATCACAGTGACCTAGATACATACCTTATCTCCTCTAGTAAACGGAGTGACAGATCCTTGTCATTATCACTTCTGCATTCCTAGAGCCTGATGCTCTTTCCAACACATGCCAAAAATGTTCATTAATGTTCGATGAAGGGCTCAATCTGCCCACTTTTAGAACAGAGCTTGTATCCCAGGGGAACAAAAGCCGAAAAATAAGACCCAGCTCATTTCTCTTGATAGCTAGATGTTCATTTTTATTGCCCTTTTGTGAACACCCTTTCCAAATCTGTGGGTGGACCTTGCCTGATGCAACAGTAGGGAGGAGAGAAAACATTCATAAACACCTTCTTTGAATACAAATGAGGATCTGTGTGTTGATCAAGTCACCTCGTGGAAAAGCCTTTTACAAAGCAAAAGTTTTTCTTCgtcttttataaaaattgataTTATCCCATGTTTTCTTCCTTAGAGTGAGAATACTGTAGAGGATATTCTTACTTCCAGGTGTTTCCGTCTCAGAATCACTGTTGGTGTGCGTTCACATCTCATTCAAAAGCGATGGTGAGCTTGGCATTGTGTGCTGGGCCGCTGCCTCTAACCATCCCTAGAAAGCATCCTATACTGTAGAAACAACTAAGTGAAAAAAGATGAAACTTGATTGTAGAGCAGTCCCAGAGGATCTCAAATCAGGTTGGGGACAAAGGCGAATATGATTGGGGTATGAGATATGGAATAAGGGTCCTAACCAGGGTAGAAAgcagaacaaaatcagaaaaaaaaatgcttttgcagGGCTAAACCAAGCAGGTTGGGGTTATTGAAACTCGTCTGTTCCTTCTGAGAAGGTTTGGGGATGTAGGTTGGATAAAGGAAATTTAAAGTACTTATGAGAACACAACAGGGAGGAGAATGGTCTGGTCTAGGCCATCCCATAAAAAGAGGGCCAGGAAAGAGTGCGTCTGACTTATGGGGCTTCAGTGATTAAACATCTTCCCTcacttctttgcctttcttccccCTCAACACTCTCAGGACCCAGAGAAGACTTTGGCTGCTCCTTAGCATGACTCACGTGCACTGAACCATGGCGGGAAGGCAGCGTGAGTCTGATCCCAATGCGCTGcttctcctttcccccaccccagaccTGTGGCACGTCATTTCCCACTACGGAGATTGCACATACCACAAAAGCACTGATTTGAGCTTAACCAATACTCAGTCATTTGCTATGGTCCTTATAGAGAGCTGTTAGTTCTTTCTGATGTTTCTGCCATGAGGACTCTGCCCAGGATGGATTAAATATAACTGCCTATCTTATGTATTTTTCCATCCTGCGCATCATCATTCAAGCCACTTACAGAATCACTACATGCAATGAGTTTTATCACTGTGACTCTTATCAACATGTAGGGTACTAGGGGATTGATTCTAGAAGGATTTTCACTTGCAGTAGAGGATATTGATCTAGGTTTGCCTAGTCACTAGGGAGCCTCTTCAGGTTGTTCTCTCTTCAAATGGACTTACATACCTATCTAATTGTACATCAGGACCCCAGGCATGTATTGTTCTTAAATTTCAATTCTGCCTCTCACTCTAGTTGAGGTATCGAAGAGTAGAATTTCATATTTGATAGTAATTAAGTACCTACTGTGAAAATGATGCAAGAAAGGACAGACCCCCATCTCGTGCTTTAAAGAGACGGGATGCATTAGTCACACCATATGGCACCGAAAGCGTGGAGGGAGCGAGGCAGCGGACAAGTGATGCTTGGATTTGAGAGTGTGATTAGTTATCACAAATGTGCCTGATTAGGTCAGCAGTGTCTGGAGATGTGGTTCTCGTCACGGAGCCTAGGCTGGTGACAGGATCCCACCCCAAAAAGTGTCTCTTCAATCCTACTCATCCCCTGAGACCAGCACATTTTCCTGAACAATAAGCACCTACAGATATTGAGCTTCAAATGAAGTTTCTCCGAATTTtacctctttgtatttttctttttccttttctttcttttctttctggttccCTGAATCTCCAAGATACTCCAGAAGTAACATTCccaagtatattttaaatgtctctttTATCTTGCTTTATTGTTTCAGCCATAGTCCCTATACCTGATAAAAAACCTTCTATAACATGGTGATGTCCATCATTCAAGGCCCTGCAATTGTGGTCTTCATACTATAACTTCAAGTCCTGACTCTGGTGCTGTATTTCATTATTTCCCATTGGCAGAGTAAGTGGATTAAGTTGGTACACACAGTGAACTTATTTCAGAATAAATCCTGCACATGTTTTCTTAGAAAGAAGGGCCAAGTGATCTTCTGGACTCCTATTTCCCTCTAGGTGGTATTATGCTCAAGTCACCAATtatcctggtttttgtttttatggaaaaAAACACAAGTTTTTAATAAGCCTACAACATCATGAGGACTGTTTTTGAGAATTTATACATGCATACTATGATAATATTTACTCCACACTTCTTTCTCTATATCCTCCCAGATGAATCCCTAACACCTACCTTCCCtactctctcaaattcataaccCCCCACTCTCTCTTTAATAACCTGCTAAGTTAAAAAAAGCAATCAACAAAGTCTGAAGGACAAAAAGAACCAGTATATGCCAAGACtataatataatagaaaatagccattttaatattttatgactttaattttaattttaaaatttatgttttattttacaaacatGAGTGCTTTGCTTGCACGTCTCTGTGTGTACACCACTTCCATGCCGAGGTCCTGAAGATATCAGAAGCAGTCATCGGgtgccctggagttacaggtagacctgagccaccatgtgagaaTCAAACCCACTTCCTTCAGagagagaagtcagtgctcttaaccattgtgctacctctctagcacctacttttaattattaaatcACATGAAGAATACCATTTCAATATGCTGCTTTCAAGAAAATGTTGTTTTGTCGTTTCTCCTCCAGTCTCATctctcccagcctccctccctccctggtaCACCTCAGAGTCTCCCTTGTACTTCCACATCACATGCGCCCTGCCGCTCCGTCTACCAAGCACTTCTTTTACTCCCTTTTGGTCTGCTAGGTTTTGGGGGCTTCAGTCACTTTTATACCCATTAtagtcatacatatatacattacagACTAGGATCCACATGTGAGAAGACAACATGCAGTCTTTAACCTTTCATTTTGTGGAGGGGTACCTGGTTTAATATAAGACTTTCCAGATTCATCTGTATGCCTACAAGTTTCATGACTTCATTTCTTACAATGAGTAAAAttccactgtgtgtatgtgctgggtTCCTATTTgtctgttgatgggcatctaagGTAGTTCCAGTTCCTTGGTATTATGGATATAGTGGCAGTAAACAGATGCATAAACCTCTCTGTGACAGCATACGGGGCCTTTGGAGTAGGCGCCGGTGAATGGTATAGCTGGGGGATATAGTAGTTTTTGATGGAGAAgccttgttagccaattatctttaagagatGGGTCCACGTTAAggcgtggctttctgggacccagagaaaatgGGTGCATGGCCCAAGTgtgctctctgtgtgatttctgtgGAGCACAATGATCTTGGACTTCACGTTCCTGTTTCGtgcatgagttttccccttataataaataaaaatataatcgttttatcctttagctagcctggttatttccagAATTGAGCTAATTTctacaggttttatttttaattttttgagaaatattcATATTAGTTTCCATAATAGCTGTATCAGTTTACAGTACCACCACTAATGAATAAGGATTATTCCTTCTCTGAATCCTTGCTAACATTTATTATCTGTTTTCTTGATTATATCTATTCTTACTAGAATGAgatgaaatcacaaaataattttaatttacatttccctgaaggctagtatgatggtttgaatgaaaatggatccataggctcatatatttcaatgcttagtccccagctagtggaactgtttgaaaaagattaggaggtgtggccttttttaAAGTGGGTATGGTCTCATACAGAGAATGTGTGTCCCTTGGAATGGACTTTGAGCTTACAAAAGCCCATGCCAATCAGCCCAGTTTCTTTCTCTATATCTGCTGCTTGGAATCAGGATATAAAGATCTCAACTATTGTTTCAACTCCCATGTGTGTCTGCCTTCTGTCACGatctaaaactataagcaagttCTTcattagatattttcttttataaaagtttccttggtcatggtgccttttcacagcaataggCTAATAATTAAGAGAAAAACTCGTATCATGAATGGGGTTCCGCCATGACAGACCTGACTATCTGTTTTTTGAAGGCATATAAAAGCCATTGGGACTCTAGTCTAGGAAAGCATTTGAATGTCTTAAGTAATGCTCGATGGACCATACTATAGGAGGATGAAAGAAAGTGATGCTGAGGGCAATTTGAATTATAGcagcctggctcaagaggtttccaAAGGAAAGAATATTAGTGAGTGGCCTAGAAACCATTCTTTTGATactttggcaaagaatgtggctgctttttacaCTTGTCCTAAGCAACTGCCTGGagttaaattgaagagttttgaattaatGACATTGCcaaaggagatttcaagacagtctAGTACTGACTGTGTCATGTGAACTTAGTGATCAATGTTATGCAGATCCACTTAGAAGGAACAatcagatgaaaagaaataaaatatatagtcgagaagaaaagagcaccaggaaataTAAGATTGGATCCAAGTTCTGTGTTctgggagataaaaaaaaataataaaaggcctGAttcaaaatggaataaagggaatggtgcTCTCAGGGCAAGACCTCACTGAACTATGCTCTCAACTCATGAAAGGAATTAAGGAAAGTTTAAGCAGCAGAGAaaaccatcaaaaccagaaagctTATGTAGATATAACTCAAGGAAAGTGCTGGTTTCCAGACCCAGCAGACAGTAGAATTTgggcagctttggccatgtggtcCAAGATTTAAGGATACTAGAGTAACAGGTTGTGGAGTTGTcctccatgactaaggaaaaccatCAAGGTCAGGCATGTTGTAGGGGAGTCCCTTTGTAGAGTTCAGAGAAGCCATTTTTTTCAAGTTGTAAAAGTGATGCCTGGATTGCAATGCagactccaagatgttggagatgccagagccattaGATGCCTGTCAAGGACAGCTGCAAACAAGGTGTGGAGTCAGCACAATAGAAGGAAGAATGCTGTGGTCAACAcagctgggaggagtgggagaCCTGAAGAATGctctgacatcagacatggagatacagaatttggagttttCTCTGCTAGATTTCATTCCAGACGTAGTCCAATATTTCTCCACTatgctccttttcctcccttttggaatggtaatgtatattttgTAACTTTGTATGTTGGAAGTGTCtgcttgctttttgcttttgccttcatagggattacagttaagagatatCCACGAGTCTCAGAAGAATCTTTAGACTTTGAAATAGTTTTAAGACTGAAAGACCATGGGGACTTTTGAATGCATTTTTGCTTTATCATAAGGCTACAAACCTATTGGGATCAGGAAGTGGGATTTGTTGGTATAAATGATAATGCCCACATAGGCTtgtatatttgaatactttgtctCCTTTTAGTGGAACCATTTGACAAGGATTAGGAGGTACAactttgttggagcaggtgtggccttgtagaagAAGGTGTGAAACTGGGGGTGaacttttagatttttaaaagcccatgccaggctcagtTTCCTTGTCTTGGCCTGATGTTTGTGAATCAGttataaagctctcagctactgctccagcagccatacctgtctacttcctgtcatgatgacCATGGAgcaccctctaaaactgtaagcaagttctcattaatttcttttgtaagagttgccttggtcatgatgtctcttcacagcaatagaacagtaactaagacaacctgAGATGTTGGGCAGTTTACAAAACACTTAATAGTCATTTCGTTTCTtcctttaagaagagaaaaagtgaCATTTTTAACAAAGATATTTGAGATGGGTGGCATGAAGAAATAGCAGTCAAAAGTAATTTCCTTCAAGAAGATTTGAAGATTGGGCTTAATAGGCAAGGTCTGTAAGCTGGCcaacaaaattattattaaactGATGCTGAAAACACTGCTTAGAGGCAAAAGAGGATGAAGTATTATCTCAtaaaaattgtcaaaaaatagaaattctttttcaaataatagCCAGATATTCTAACATTCACAAGTAAAATATCTGAAATGAAATTTTCTAAGGGCTCAACATACATTTGAACTTCTATTAAAAACATTTGCAAATGAGATAAACAGATATTGaaaattcaagaaaagaaaagaaaatgtgaagaacAGAGATTAAAGTCTTGGCAAAAACTTAGGATGTAAGTccacaaatgtgtatgtgtactaAAAAGggattgaaaaagagaaaaaaaatcaataaaaagatgaaaaaatctGCCAAATCTTATTATAAAATTCAATCTATTCACAATTGGACAAATATCACAGGTCAATGGATCATAGGTATGGGGGTACTCCCAAGAGATAGATCTACATCATAGCTCCTTCACATATGACTCAGGGGGCATCAGTCACAGAAGATGGTGCTGAGAGTCTTCAACGAAATACCTTTCTTAGAAAtggctgctgtgggataatgctcttgtatactggaaagatttgtcattcatattggtttaataaaatgctgactggccagtagccaagcaggaagtataggcagggcaaccagactaggagaattctggaaagaagagaggcagaaacactGTTGTCAtctagaagcagaggaagcaaaatgagaatgtcttactgacaaaaggtaccaagTTACCTGGCTAAACatggataagaattatgggtaatttaagttgtaagagaacaataggccaagcagtttataattaatgtaagcctctgtgtgtttatttgggactgaatgactgtgggactgggtgggacagaaacttccatctacaaatgacGGAATTAATATGACAGGAACAATAGCAACATCAGTGGACTTGTttacatgaagaaaagaaacttttgtGGGGTCTCACCCATAGGCAGAGAACTTCAGACAACTACAAactgctgagagaaagagaattagacTCTCCTAGGGAGTGAGGCCAtaaacccacatacacataaacagcaAATGTattcagcaagctttatttatttgtatttgtggccacaaatatttatgaatatagcatataatcaaataaaagaaGGTTATCAGCCTGAGATTGTGGGAGGCATAAGAGAGGTTCAAGGGATAACAAGTGGGAGGGTCTGGAGGGCAGAGAAGTGAGTCAGAAATAATGCaactctattttaattaaaatattgaaaaataaaattttttaaaattaagaaattcaaGTTGAGATAAGCACAGAAATATTAACAATGATATGCATCTCAGTAtaatatagaaaaattttaaaaaggaattttgaagagaaaaatgtcaGGACAGCAACTTTAAGGCCATACCAAAAATATTTATAGCTGTTTTCTTCATCAAAATGTGTGGACTGTAGAGACTTCTTGTTCAGGATTGTTTGGGTAATCCTAGGCattttgtgcttccatatgaattttttaTGAAGAACTGGGTTGCAATTTTGATAGTGTCTGCATTAAgtttataaattgcctttggtagaatgtctgttttcacaatattaattctactaTGCTGTTATAGTCATCTGATTTTTGAGAGATAAAGCAAAAACATATATTAGAGTAAAAATGGCCTCTTGAACAAATGGTGCAGGTCAAACTGAACcactacatgtagaagaatgaaactaggtCTTTATATTTCACCCTGCAGAGGACTGAACTCTAAATTGATCAAAAATCTCAACATAAGACCTGATACTGTGAAGCCGTTAGAGGAAAATGATTCAATTTACAGGTATATTCGAGGTCTTTCTGAATAGCACCATATTAGTGAAGGGATTAAGATAACCAAAGGACACTGCCATTTGAGTGAATAATTATAGAACAAGAAGCAATCTACTAGCTACACATCTGACAAAGGGTtgatatctagaatatacaaataacttaaaaaaactaCACTCCAAGTGTCCGAGTTTACTTTCTATTGgtgtaataaaacactgaccaaaatcaacttggagtggaaagggtttatttcactttacaaGTTAAGGTCCATCCTTGGGGGAAGCTAAAGCAGGAACTGAAATGGGAACCTGTATGCAGGAACTAGAGCAGATATCACCGAGGATTATTGCCTACCGGCTTGCTCTCCAGGTTCATGTTTAGCTATCTTACACCATTCGAGACTGACTGCCCAGGGGTGACACTGCCCACAATAGGTTGCGTCCTTCTACATccatcatcagtcaagaaaatatcCTTACATACTTGAGTGCAGGCCAATCTGTGGGAgatgttttctcaattgagatatctctcctcttcccaggtgactctaaccagcacaccatggaaacaaacaaatcctACTTAAAATTGGGGTGTGGAACTAAATAGCTGTCAAAAAAAGGACTACAAATGactgagaattcttttttaagttcAATATCTTTAGtaatcaaggaaatgaaaaataataccaccttgagattttatcttatccaatcagaatggttaaaatatatatatataaaattttaaaaatatattaaattaaatatactaaattaaataaataagtttacttaactaaattaaaatatttttcacattttaaattatatataaataaatgtatttatttactataatgtatacatatattaagaAGGGAACAAATGCAGGGATAGATGCAAATAAAGCTCAACAGCCACCCACTGTTGGTAAGAGTACAAACTGGAACAGTGCCTATGAGAATCAATACAGAAGGACCTCAAAAAGCCAGatatagaaataaaagcatacaaTCTAGCTACAgcactcttgagcatatatctAGAGGAGACTTACATCTGACTACAGAGATACCTGCTAAtccatattcattgctgctctattaaCAATAACCAGGAAATAGAAACACCTTAGATATCCATCAACTGAGGAGTGAGTGGATAATGAGCATGCGGTGTCCAGGGAGCCGAGGCAGCCCTATGTGAGTAAAGTCCTGAGTGAAAGGGTAGTTTGACATGAGAATGGTCTATCAGGACTCCAAGGCCAAATGGCCGTTGGTAAATTGGCAAAGCCATTATCCATATGAACCAAGTTTCAGAGGAGTGGCAAAGACCAAGTATGAACGTTCATGAAGGATTGATCAATGTATGTGCAGGCACTAGCACATACATTGTAGGCACTGTAGCTTCCTGTTCCCAGATGTTTACAACCTGAGGTTGTCTGCAGAGAGGAGGTCTGCAGAGACAGACCTCCTCAGGGACTAGTGAATGCCACATAAACACACTGAGGTTCTGAGTTAAAGTAGTTGGAGAACCCTACCTGATTCAAGGTCCATtatatgtgagtctgtgtgtctgtcctttcttcatttccccaCCACTCCAGTCAGGGTTCTGGGACACAAGCCACTGAGTAAGTGCCAGTTGTTCTCATACATACTATTATGATtcatatgtaaagaaaaatgaaattagaaaacttGCAGGTTAATGAATGGAATTGCGAATATTCATTCACACTGAGGTAACAGAGTCAGAAAGGTAAATGTTATGTGTTTCttgttctgtatgtttgtttctttatttattttacatcctgaccagtttcccccccttctctcctcccatcctttcctcccttcccctccaaccCTTAATTcgcttctcctctgtttctgttcagtaaagggcaggcttcccatgcATATCCACAATACATGGCTTATCAAGTTcaagtaagactaagcacctccccttgtatttagGCTGGGCTAGCCAATCCATTATGAGAAATAGATTCCCAAGAGCCAACCCAAGTGTTAGGGACAGTCTCTTCTCTCgttgttaggagttccacaaataCACCAAGCTACCCAACTGTCACATTTATATAaagggcttaggtcagtcccatgaaagctccctggttgttggcGTAGACTCTGAGTTCCTATAAGCCAGTTTATtcgtttctgtgggttttcttgtgatgtagttagcccctctggctcctacaagcCATCTTCCTTCTGTTCAGCAGGATTTCCCAAACTCAGCCTGACATTTGGCTGTGCATCTGCATCTGTTTGCATCAGTTACTGACTGAAGGCTCTCTGAGGACAGCTGGGATAGTCTGGCCACAGGAGAGGTCAATTCAGGCTACCTATCCtgtattgttaggagtcttagctggggtcattcttgtagattcatgGAAGTTTCCCTTACATCATTCTATCTGACTACCCAAAGCTCCCTCTTTCCAGTCATTTCTTTCAGTAgtctcccctccacacacacccaaccTGATCTCTCAAGTTCCTACCCCGACCTGTCCCCAGTCCACCTAGGGgatctcttttatttctccttcacagGTAGATCATTGTTTCCCCCTACCTTGGGCCCCCCTTGTTACCTAACCTTTCTCGGTATGTGGATTATAggatggttatcctttactttatagttaatatccacttacaagtgcttgtataccatgtttgtttttctgtgtctaggt
The genomic region above belongs to Arvicola amphibius chromosome 14, mArvAmp1.2, whole genome shotgun sequence and contains:
- the Lce6a gene encoding late cornified envelope protein 6A, which gives rise to MSQQKQQLQELPYAPKCPPPQCPDPCLKTFSSYGISCSASSSSHSQRPGLPNTAARRIVHHPQPRCLRGGTTYHCKEEEC